DNA from Massilia antarctica:
AGAACTTGTCGGCGCGCACCGGGTTGAGCGGCGCATCGAGCCGCAGGCGGCGCGGCAGGTCGGGGTTGGCGATGAACCACTGGCCGAAGGCGACGGCGTCGGCTTCACCGGCGGTCACCAGCTGCCCGGCGCTTTCCTTGGTCAGCTTTTCGTTGGCGATGTAGGCGCCGCCGAATTCCTGCTTCAGGTAAGGGCCGAGGCGGTCCTCGCCCAGGCCTTCGCGGGCGCAGATGAAAGCGATGCCGCGTTTGCCCAGCTCGCGCGCGACGTAGCCGAAGCTCGCCTTCGGATCGGAGTCGCCCATGTCGTGCACGTCGCACCGCGGCGCCAGGTGCATGCCCACTTTTCCGGCGCCCCAGACGTCGATGCAGGCGTCGGTCACTTCCAGCATCAGGCGGGCGCGGTTTTCAATCGGGCCGCCGTATTGGTCGGTGCGCTGGTTGCTGCTGTCTTGCAGGAACTGGTCGATCAGGTAGCCGTTGGCGCCGTGTATTTCCACGCCGTCGAAACCGGCCAGCTTGGCGTTCTCGGCGCCCTTGCGGTAAGCGGCCACGATGCCCGGGATTTCTTCCAGGCCGAGCGCGCGCGGCACCGGATAGTCGCGCAGGGGGCGCAGCAGGCTGACGTGGCCCCTGGCCGCGATGGCGCTCGGCGCCACCGGCGCATCGCCGCCCAGCAGTTCAGGGTCCGAAATGCGGCCCACGTGCCATAGTTGCAGCATGATCTTGCCGCCCGCCTTGTGCACGGCGTCGGTCACCAGTTTCCAGCCTTCGACCTGGGCGTCGGACCAGATGCCAGGCGTGTCGGCATAGCCCACGCCCTGGGCGCTGACCGAGGTCGCTTCGGTCAGGATCAGGCCGGCGGAGGCGCGCTGCACATAGTACTCGGCCATGAGCGCGTTCGGCACGCGGCCGCCGCCAATGGCGCGGGCGCGCGTCAGCGGCGCCATGATGATGCGGTTTTGCAAGGTGAGATCGCCAATGGTGATCGGGTCGAATAATGTGGTCATGCTTAACTCCTAGAGTCCCTCGTTCATCTGGTCGAGGAAAGCCTTGATGGCTTCCTCGTTACGCTTGTAATAGATCCACTGGCCCACCTTGCGCGACGTAATCAGCCCGGCGCGCTGCAGCGCTGCCAGATGGGCCGATACGGTCGATTGCGCCAGTCCCGTACGCGAATCGATCAGGCCGGCGCACACCCCGATGTCGAGGTTGTGTTCCTGATGTGCGAAGTGCACATGCGGGTCCTTGAGCCAGCCAAGAATCTGGCGGCGCATGGGGTTGGCCAATGCCTTGTGAATGGCGTCGATTTGCATATCGGGGTTTTCCGAATCTAATATCGTCATATTACGATATATTAAAAATTCCTGCCTGGCAGGGACCAAAACGAGGGACTGCGGGGCTCAGGGCAACAGGTACACCAGGGCCAGCGCGAGCGCGGCGGGCACGGTCTGGAACAACAGGATGATTTTCTTGACCGTCAGCGCGCCCCAGATCCCGGCCACCATGATGCAGGCCAGGCCGTACACGACGAAGGCGTGGGCGATCTCGGGATTGGGGTGGAGCAGGCCGACCGCCAGCGCCGCCACCAGAAAGCCGTTGTAGCAGCCCTGGTTGGACATGGCGGGCGCCATGATCTCGGCTTTTTCGGCGCTCAGGCCGAACACGCGCCGCCCGCGCGTCTTGAAGAGGACCGTTTCGAGCAGGACGAAGTACACGTGCAGCAGCAAAATCAAACCGATCAGTACTTTTGCGGCGGTGGCCATTGATGGCTCCTCGTTATGGATTGGGGGATGGATAGTGTAACCGCGTGCAAGCCGCGTGGCCAATGGCGGGGCAGGACGGCCCGCAAGAGGGCAAGGTAGTTGGCGTTATAATAATCTTCCTGGCATCGCTTGCTGCTGCGCTGTCCACCTATCAGGCTTCCATGACAAAGAACATTACTCCCCTGACGACATGGGAAGGCTTCGCGCTCCTGTCGCACGCCGCATTCCACGAACGCTTTCCCGACGCGAGCATCGGCCGGCGGCGGCTTTCCGATCCCGATGACGACGATGACGAAGAGGATGACGAGTACGGCGAGCGTGAGAACGACGATGGCTTACCATGGTTGCTGGTTAGCGGCAGTGTCAGCATCGGCACGGGGATGCTGAAAGCGGTCGAAGGCCAGGCGTGGAGCCGCATCGTCGTCGACGGCGACCTGCATATCGACGAAAGCGGCGCCGCGCTGAGGTGGGGCGACCCGCTCGGCCAGGTCGGCTTCGTCAGCGGCGACCTGCATGTGGACATGATCCGCCTCGATGACATGCCGAGCAACGCGGTCGCCGGGCTGGTGGTGGCCAAGTCGGCGTGGCTGTTTGCGGAAGATGATTGCTGCATGCGGCGCGCACCCGAACTGCGCCTCGACACGCCGTTCCTGTTCGCCTGGTTTTACCGGGTCGACCAGCTGGCGCTCAACCCCGGGGCGGTCATTTTCATTCTGGGCGACGGTGACTACTGCGCTGGACTCGGCCTGCCCAACCCGGTTTTCGCGTGGCACGACGCGGTGCACGTACTTGAGAAGCGTTTCGTCGACCGCGTCATCTGCGACGGCTACGATGGCCATGCATGGCGCCACGACACCATTATCCCGGCATTGCGCCGGGGGCGCAGCATTTTCAAGGATGGTATCGACATCGCCTGCCATCCGTTCCATCGGGCCGCGCGGGCGGCAATGGCGGCTGGCGACCATCGCAGCGCCTATCTGCTGTATAAAAAATCGGCCGTCATTGCCCCAGCCTATTACCATGCCTGGTGCGGCATGGCCCAAGCGCTGGTGCGCGAGGGCGCCTGGGGCCAGGCGCTGGGCGTGTACCGCAAGGCTGCAACGCTGTTCCCGCCGGAGCAAACCGGCATGATCAATACGGCCCTCAACCACGCGGCGTTATGCGCCCTTCGCACGGGCCGGCCTGGCGTGGCAATTGAACTGGCCAGCATGTCGATCAAGCACAATCTGGGCCGCGCCGACAAGGAAAGGGCGACTGGGGCGGCTTTTCGCTACCGCGCCGAAGCGTATCTGATGTCGGGCGAGCCTGGCGCCGCCCTCGACGACCTGCGGCAGGCGCTGGGGCGCGACCGGCACCTGAGCGCCGCATACTGGCTCAAGGGACTGGCGCACTACCAGCGCAACGAATCCGAACAGGCGCGCGCGGCGCACGCCCAAGCCTGCGAGCACGACGAACGCTATGCTGCGTCCTACGATACCCACGGCGACACCGGCTTCCTGTCGCGCGCCGGCACGCGGGTCGACTGGGACCACGATGGCGCCGCCGTACCCGGGTAAGCCGCACAGAGATAACCCGGTCTTGACAATCCGGCCGCCCCGCGCCATTCACCTGAAAGCGTGCATGAATCAGACGATTACCCCGATCACCAGCCTTGACGGCTTTCCACGCCTGTCGCTCGCCGGGTTTCACGAACAGTTCCCCGATGCCAGTGTCGGCCAGCGTCGCAATCCGCAGCCGGAGCGCTGCATCGACAGCACATCCGGCGATGAGCGCCTGATCGATGGCGACGATGTCCGGCTGCTGCTCATTACCGGCAATGTCAGCATCGACGAAGCCTTCCTGCTCGGCGCCCCGCGTGACGGCTGGAGCCATATCGCGGTCGATGGCGACTTGCACATCGCAGGCCGCACCAGCTGCGAGGACTACGACAGCGGCATGAACCGGGTCTATTTTGTCAGCGGCGACCTGTATGTCGGGTCGGTCAATCTGACCAACATGCCGAGTAACACGGTAGCGGGACACATCGTCGCGCACTGCGCCTGGCTGTCGGCGGACGACGACTGCGCCATGCGCACCGCTCCCGAACTGCGCGTGCACGCGCGCTTCCTGTTCGCCTGGTTTTACAGCATCGACGATCTGACGATCTGCCCGGACGCCGTCATCTTCATTCTCGGTAACGGCAAGTACTGCGCCGACCTGCGCTTGCCCAATCCATCGTTTCAGTGGCACGAGGATATCCACGTGTTGGACGAACCGTTCGTGTACATCGTCCAGCGCGAGGGCTCGGACGCCCCTGGCTGGGTCGCCGGCGCGATTGAAGCGGCCCTGGCCCGGGGCGAGTCGATTTTCAGGGACGGATTCGATATCGCGTGCTACCCGTATCACCGCGCCGCGCAGGCGCAGGCCGATGCCGACGACCAGCGCGCCGCCTATCTGCTGCATAAAAAAACGGCCGCCATCGCGCCCGGCTTTTACGAAGCCTGGCTTGGCATGGGCGACGCGCTGTTCCAGGTGGGCGCCTACCGCCAGGCGCGGGCCGCTTACCGGACAGCGGCAACCCTGTTCCCGGCCGATCAGACAGGATTGGTCAACCTGGCCTTCAACTACGCTTCCTTGTGCGCGCTGTACCTGGATCAGTTTGACGAAGCCATTGCAATGGCAAACATGTCGGTCGCCCACAACCGCGACGCCGAATACGAGAACGACACTTTCGGCTACGCGTACCGCTGTCGCGCCGAGGCGTATCTGCTGGCGGGCAGGGTTGAACAGGCGTTCGCCGATCTGGAAGAAGCGTTACGGCTCGACCCCCACGATTCGGCGACGCAGTGGCTGATGGGTCTTGTGTACCACCAGCGCGGCGACGGCGAGCAGGCCCGCTTGTTCCATGCGAAGGCATCGCGCTACCAGACCTGTTTTTCAGCCTTTTATGATGTCGAAACGGGTACGGCTTTTTTGTACGATGCGCCGACCGAGGTGGACTGGGACGCGGTGTCCCTCGATACGGTGCGCTTGCCGGCCGGGGACGAGGGCTGCTAGCGCCCGACGGCACGCGTCGGCGCGGCCGATGGTATACTTCAGTTACCTTTTTCTCCGGCGGGGACGACCCCGCCGCACACGGAGCCAGGCATGGACGACCTTGCCATTCCAGGAGCTTATCATGGCATGGATCTATCTGTTCGTCGCCGGTTTGCTTGAAGTCGCGTGGGCCGTCGGCCTGAAATACACCCAGGGTTTTTCGCGTCTCGGTCCTTCCGTATTGACCTTGGCCGCGATGGCCGGCAGCGTGGGTTTGCTCGGACTGGCCTTGCGCCACCTGCCGCTGGGGACCGCATACGCCATCTGGACCGGCATCGGCACGGTGGGCACGGCGATCTTCGGCATGCTGGTGCTGGGCGAACCGGCCGGCGCCATGCGCCTGGGCTGCATCGCGCTGATCGTCGGGGGCATCCTGGGACTGAAGCTGCTCTCGCCCGGTTAGGCCGGGCTTGTGCCGGTTTCCGCGGCGCGCCAAGCCGGCCTGAGGGCGCACTTGTGCCAAATTCGTCGCGCCGCCATCACCCAGCGCCAAGACAAGCGCGCCGTCCGGGGGTATGCTGGAAGCATGAAGACCATATCCATCATCGACTCCCACACCGGCGGCGAACCGACCCGCCTGATCATCGACGGCGGCCCCGATCTGGGGGACGGGCCGCTGGCCGAACGGCGCGAGCGCTTCCGGCGCGAGTTCGACCACGTGCGTTCGGCCGTCGTGTGCGAACCGCGCGGCTCCGATGTCCTGGTCGGCGCGCTCCTGTGCGAACCGTTCGCGCCCGACTGCGCCGCCGGCGTCATTTTCTTTAACAATGTGTCCTACCTCGGCATGTGCGGCCACGGCATGATCGGGGTGGTGGTCTCGCTCGCGTTCATGGGGCGGATCAAGCCGGGGCGGCACCGCATCGATACGCCGGTCGGCGTGGTCGAAGCCGAACTGCACGACGACGGCGCGGTCACCATCGATAACGTGGCGTCCTACCGCACGCGGCATGCGGTCACCGTGCAGGTGGACGGCGTGGGCGCGGTGACGGGCGACGTGGCGTGGGGCGGCAACTGGTTTTTCCTGGTCTCCGGCCATGGCCTGGCGCTGCGGCGCGCCAACGTCGACGCGCTGACCGCCTACGCGGTGGCGCTGCGCGATGCGCTCGAAGCGAACGGCATCAGCGGCGACGACGGCGCGGTGATCGACCATATCGAGCTGTTCGCGCCGTCGACCACGGGGGCCGACAGCCAGAGTTTCGTCCTCTGTCCCGGCAAGGCCTACGACCGCTCGCCCTGCGGCACCGGCACCAGCGCCAAGCTGGCATGCCTGGCGGCCGACGGCAAACTGGCCGAACATGCCAAATGGCGCCAGGAGAGCATCATCGGCAGCGTGTTCGACGCCTCGTACCGGCGCGCCGGCGAGCGCATCATGCCCAGCATCCGCGGCAAGGCCTGGGTCAACGCGCAGGCGCAGCTCATTGTCGACCAGAGCGACCCTTTTGTGTGGGGCATTCCCTGAGCCGCGCCTGGCGCGCGCGTTACGACAGGGACTCGACCGGCCCGATTTCGGTCTGCACGTTGAACACCGAGGTACGCCGGATCGTGCCCTGGATGGTGCCGCTGGTTTTGGGCAGCGCCGACGAGGCGTCGGCAAACCAGAAGTAGTGGCCATTCACGCGGTCGGGGAAGTTGGCGCCGAAGTAGCCCTGCACGGCAATCGGCGCCGTGAACGACATCGATTCATCCGACATGGTGCCGACCATGCTCACCTTGCGCTTGCTGCGCCCCGGGACCGTGACCGTCACCGTGGATGACGACGAGCGCGAGGTGCTTTGCGAGGACGACTGGCCGACCGTGGTCGACACCGAAAACGAGGCGCCGGTCTTGAACACGCCTTCGATCGTGAACTCCGACGACAAGGTCAGCCCGGTGGTCGTTTCGGACGACCAGCTGGTCGCATCCGACCACGCGCCTTCGACCGTCAGGCTCACTTGCGCCGGATCGTCGCCGTTGTTGAT
Protein-coding regions in this window:
- the sugE gene encoding quaternary ammonium compound efflux SMR transporter SugE — translated: MAWIYLFVAGLLEVAWAVGLKYTQGFSRLGPSVLTLAAMAGSVGLLGLALRHLPLGTAYAIWTGIGTVGTAIFGMLVLGEPAGAMRLGCIALIVGGILGLKLLSPG
- a CDS encoding DUF1304 domain-containing protein, whose translation is MATAAKVLIGLILLLHVYFVLLETVLFKTRGRRVFGLSAEKAEIMAPAMSNQGCYNGFLVAALAVGLLHPNPEIAHAFVVYGLACIMVAGIWGALTVKKIILLFQTVPAALALALVYLLP
- a CDS encoding ArsR/SmtB family transcription factor, which gives rise to MQIDAIHKALANPMRRQILGWLKDPHVHFAHQEHNLDIGVCAGLIDSRTGLAQSTVSAHLAALQRAGLITSRKVGQWIYYKRNEEAIKAFLDQMNEGL
- a CDS encoding tetratricopeptide repeat protein — encoded protein: MNQTITPITSLDGFPRLSLAGFHEQFPDASVGQRRNPQPERCIDSTSGDERLIDGDDVRLLLITGNVSIDEAFLLGAPRDGWSHIAVDGDLHIAGRTSCEDYDSGMNRVYFVSGDLYVGSVNLTNMPSNTVAGHIVAHCAWLSADDDCAMRTAPELRVHARFLFAWFYSIDDLTICPDAVIFILGNGKYCADLRLPNPSFQWHEDIHVLDEPFVYIVQREGSDAPGWVAGAIEAALARGESIFRDGFDIACYPYHRAAQAQADADDQRAAYLLHKKTAAIAPGFYEAWLGMGDALFQVGAYRQARAAYRTAATLFPADQTGLVNLAFNYASLCALYLDQFDEAIAMANMSVAHNRDAEYENDTFGYAYRCRAEAYLLAGRVEQAFADLEEALRLDPHDSATQWLMGLVYHQRGDGEQARLFHAKASRYQTCFSAFYDVETGTAFLYDAPTEVDWDAVSLDTVRLPAGDEGC
- a CDS encoding 4-hydroxyproline epimerase — protein: MKTISIIDSHTGGEPTRLIIDGGPDLGDGPLAERRERFRREFDHVRSAVVCEPRGSDVLVGALLCEPFAPDCAAGVIFFNNVSYLGMCGHGMIGVVVSLAFMGRIKPGRHRIDTPVGVVEAELHDDGAVTIDNVASYRTRHAVTVQVDGVGAVTGDVAWGGNWFFLVSGHGLALRRANVDALTAYAVALRDALEANGISGDDGAVIDHIELFAPSTTGADSQSFVLCPGKAYDRSPCGTGTSAKLACLAADGKLAEHAKWRQESIIGSVFDASYRRAGERIMPSIRGKAWVNAQAQLIVDQSDPFVWGIP
- a CDS encoding alkene reductase, with amino-acid sequence MTTLFDPITIGDLTLQNRIIMAPLTRARAIGGGRVPNALMAEYYVQRASAGLILTEATSVSAQGVGYADTPGIWSDAQVEGWKLVTDAVHKAGGKIMLQLWHVGRISDPELLGGDAPVAPSAIAARGHVSLLRPLRDYPVPRALGLEEIPGIVAAYRKGAENAKLAGFDGVEIHGANGYLIDQFLQDSSNQRTDQYGGPIENRARLMLEVTDACIDVWGAGKVGMHLAPRCDVHDMGDSDPKASFGYVARELGKRGIAFICAREGLGEDRLGPYLKQEFGGAYIANEKLTKESAGQLVTAGEADAVAFGQWFIANPDLPRRLRLDAPLNPVRADKFYASNEEGYTDYPALEA
- a CDS encoding tetratricopeptide repeat protein, producing MTKNITPLTTWEGFALLSHAAFHERFPDASIGRRRLSDPDDDDDEEDDEYGERENDDGLPWLLVSGSVSIGTGMLKAVEGQAWSRIVVDGDLHIDESGAALRWGDPLGQVGFVSGDLHVDMIRLDDMPSNAVAGLVVAKSAWLFAEDDCCMRRAPELRLDTPFLFAWFYRVDQLALNPGAVIFILGDGDYCAGLGLPNPVFAWHDAVHVLEKRFVDRVICDGYDGHAWRHDTIIPALRRGRSIFKDGIDIACHPFHRAARAAMAAGDHRSAYLLYKKSAVIAPAYYHAWCGMAQALVREGAWGQALGVYRKAATLFPPEQTGMINTALNHAALCALRTGRPGVAIELASMSIKHNLGRADKERATGAAFRYRAEAYLMSGEPGAALDDLRQALGRDRHLSAAYWLKGLAHYQRNESEQARAAHAQACEHDERYAASYDTHGDTGFLSRAGTRVDWDHDGAAVPG